A stretch of the Halomonas sp. CH40 genome encodes the following:
- a CDS encoding cation diffusion facilitator family transporter, which yields MEHHHHHHLNPESGDRRVSIAIWANGLLTLAQLVGGALSGSLALIADALHNFSDMAALVIAFAARKIARRPADAQMTFGYGRIEIVAALINYTTLILIGAFLIYEGVMRLIDPPEIQGWAIVIIGGVALFVDALTAWLTWSMQKGSVNIRALFVHNLSDAFASIAVIIGGSLILLYDLRWVDPAITIGIALYILYLALSEIGGPIRTLMLGSPPDIDGEAVIALMRRIDGVEDVHHVHLWQMQEHIAALDCHVVVSEANWQHLENIKADIKKQLKTHFGIGHSSLEFEHIDHAHQGASLYGHDHPS from the coding sequence ATGGAACATCATCACCATCACCACCTGAATCCAGAGTCCGGTGACCGGCGGGTCAGCATTGCCATTTGGGCAAACGGGTTGTTGACCTTGGCGCAACTGGTGGGTGGCGCGCTGTCAGGCAGTCTGGCGCTGATTGCAGATGCGCTGCACAATTTCTCGGATATGGCGGCGCTGGTGATTGCCTTTGCCGCCCGCAAGATTGCCCGCCGCCCGGCAGATGCTCAGATGACCTTTGGCTATGGCCGCATCGAGATTGTTGCGGCGCTGATCAACTACACCACGCTGATTCTTATCGGTGCCTTTCTGATCTACGAAGGCGTGATGCGCCTGATTGACCCGCCGGAAATCCAGGGTTGGGCGATTGTGATTATCGGCGGCGTTGCTCTGTTTGTGGATGCGCTGACCGCCTGGCTGACCTGGTCGATGCAGAAGGGCAGTGTCAATATACGCGCCCTGTTTGTGCACAACCTCTCGGATGCGTTTGCTTCGATTGCGGTCATTATTGGCGGTAGCCTGATTCTGCTTTACGACCTGCGCTGGGTAGATCCGGCGATTACCATCGGTATTGCGCTATATATTCTTTACCTGGCGCTGAGTGAAATTGGTGGCCCGATTCGTACTCTGATGCTCGGCTCGCCGCCTGATATCGATGGCGAGGCGGTGATCGCCCTGATGCGTCGCATTGATGGCGTGGAAGATGTCCACCATGTTCATCTCTGGCAGATGCAGGAACACATTGCTGCGCTTGACTGTCATGTCGTGGTAAGTGAAGCCAACTGGCAGCACCTGGAAAACATCAAGGCGGATATCAAGAAGCAGCTAAAAACGCACTTCGGTATTGGCCATTCCAGCCTGGAATTCGAACATATCGACCACGCTCACCAGGGGGCTTCGCTTTACGGGCACGACCATCCTAGCTGA
- a CDS encoding methyl-accepting chemotaxis protein: protein MLRFPRLKVRNRLFVGFGALLVMFSLLTAVGIDRVNTIDDRLYAINDINGQMMRHAINFRGSVHDRAIALRDITLVSDTSDVDSLVNLYEQLADNYRQAERSLEAMIENHADTVTEEESAMLADIARRAQAGREFARNIINDRRDGDFINARETVVGEGGDAFAEWLNSINTFIDYQEANTAADTAVARDVAEGFGRLMILLTLAAILLSIAIAWFIARKIVRDLGAEPREVRAFAQAVGRGDLTAKPTLAPGDNTSIMAALAGMVDHLRELVTQVQHSAETVAVNSRQMAEGNGHLASSMEQQASALAQTASAMEELHSTVEQNASNSMQANNEAESAASTAKHGGDSVFQMTEIMKDLSESSQEISGIISTIDAIAFQTNILALNASVEAARAGEHGRGFAVVAQEVRKLAQRSADAASEIKTRINANLERVKHGDSQAEDARQSTEEIVAAIERVTAIMNEISHASAEQSKGVGEVNEAVTDMDRVTQRNTLNIQESAESAGQLEEHARDLLHAIRAFKLPDSEKHSTALLPHQRN from the coding sequence ATGCTGCGCTTCCCCCGTCTGAAAGTTCGCAACCGCTTATTTGTCGGTTTTGGCGCGCTTCTTGTCATGTTCAGTTTGCTGACGGCAGTGGGCATTGATCGTGTCAACACCATCGATGATCGTCTGTATGCGATTAACGATATCAACGGTCAGATGATGCGTCATGCGATCAACTTCCGCGGCAGCGTTCATGATCGCGCCATCGCATTACGTGATATTACCCTGGTCAGTGACACGAGCGATGTTGACAGCCTGGTCAACCTGTATGAGCAACTTGCCGATAACTACCGCCAGGCCGAACGCAGCCTGGAAGCCATGATTGAGAACCATGCCGATACAGTCACTGAAGAAGAAAGCGCCATGCTGGCGGATATCGCCCGCCGTGCGCAAGCTGGCCGGGAGTTTGCCCGCAACATTATCAACGACCGGCGTGATGGCGACTTTATCAATGCGCGCGAAACCGTGGTGGGTGAAGGCGGCGATGCCTTTGCAGAATGGCTGAACAGTATTAATACCTTTATCGATTACCAGGAAGCCAATACCGCCGCCGATACAGCGGTTGCCCGTGATGTTGCCGAAGGTTTCGGACGCCTGATGATTCTGCTGACCTTGGCGGCCATATTACTGAGTATCGCCATTGCCTGGTTCATTGCCCGCAAGATTGTTCGCGACCTCGGTGCCGAACCGCGTGAAGTACGCGCCTTTGCTCAAGCCGTTGGGCGCGGGGACCTGACCGCCAAACCAACCCTGGCCCCTGGTGATAACACCAGTATCATGGCCGCCCTGGCTGGCATGGTGGATCATCTCCGCGAACTGGTGACCCAAGTACAGCACTCGGCGGAAACGGTCGCGGTCAACAGCCGCCAGATGGCTGAAGGCAATGGCCACCTGGCATCCAGCATGGAGCAGCAGGCCAGCGCCCTGGCACAGACCGCATCTGCCATGGAGGAGTTGCACAGCACCGTCGAGCAGAATGCCAGTAACTCCATGCAGGCCAATAACGAAGCAGAAAGTGCTGCCTCTACCGCCAAGCACGGTGGCGACTCTGTTTTCCAGATGACCGAGATAATGAAGGACCTGAGCGAAAGCTCACAGGAAATCTCCGGTATTATCTCCACCATCGACGCCATTGCCTTTCAGACCAACATCCTGGCGCTGAATGCCTCGGTGGAAGCGGCGAGAGCAGGCGAACACGGGCGCGGGTTTGCGGTGGTTGCCCAGGAAGTGCGCAAGCTGGCCCAACGCAGCGCAGACGCGGCCAGTGAAATCAAGACCCGTATTAACGCCAACCTGGAGCGTGTCAAACACGGCGATAGCCAAGCCGAAGATGCCCGGCAATCGACCGAAGAAATTGTTGCCGCGATTGAACGGGTCACCGCCATCATGAATGAAATCAGCCATGCCAGCGCGGAACAGAGCAAAGGTGTGGGTGAGGTGAACGAGGCGGTGACTGATATGGATCGCGTCACCCAGCGCAATACGCTCAATATTCAGGAAAGCGCTGAATCAGCTGGCCAGCTGGAAGAACACGCCCGTGACCTGCTGCATGCTATTAGAGCCTTCAAGCTACCCGATAGTGAAAAACACAGCACGGCGCTATTGCCCCATCAGCGCAACTGA
- a CDS encoding TlpA disulfide reductase family protein, which produces MPFNTQHLTKATSFLLGMLMLVQWTTGPLAKAAESTASEGIPLHLLQGEMRALKLTEPPRLAPKQTPFKTADGRELTLESLDGHWRLVNLWATWCAPCREEMPALDRLANAYADRSFEVVTIASGQHDPGEIERFMDETGIRRLPSYRSPDSAIAQDLAVLGLPTTVLIDPNGREVARLTGSADWFSEEAQEVIDYLLTLDNG; this is translated from the coding sequence ATGCCGTTTAATACCCAACACCTGACCAAAGCGACAAGTTTTTTGCTAGGTATGCTGATGCTTGTTCAATGGACGACTGGGCCGTTGGCAAAGGCTGCTGAATCTACCGCGAGTGAGGGGATTCCGCTCCACCTGTTGCAGGGCGAAATGCGCGCCTTAAAGCTCACTGAGCCACCACGCTTGGCACCCAAGCAGACACCGTTCAAGACCGCTGATGGGCGCGAACTGACCCTCGAGTCACTGGATGGACACTGGCGGCTGGTGAACCTCTGGGCGACCTGGTGCGCCCCCTGCCGTGAGGAAATGCCTGCTCTGGATCGACTGGCCAACGCCTACGCAGATAGGTCTTTTGAGGTAGTCACCATTGCTTCTGGCCAGCATGACCCAGGTGAGATCGAGCGCTTTATGGACGAGACCGGCATCCGTCGGCTGCCGAGTTACCGCAGCCCGGACAGTGCCATCGCCCAAGATCTGGCGGTACTTGGCTTGCCGACGACAGTGCTGATCGACCCCAATGGACGTGAGGTGGCCCGATTGACGGGGAGTGCCGATTGGTTCTCTGAAGAGGCGCAGGAGGTGATTGATTACCTGCTAACGCTGGATAATGGTTAG
- a CDS encoding copper chaperone PCu(A)C produces MIKPCVTTVSFKTLITSLLLVAGLMAVTAFAGGHEQGDTDHHDEQHADDHGHDDSHDDDAKHVSELANLRALHAWTNATRDRDAHIYVELENTGTDTIILTGAHAEIAQTAQLTGFRLVDGEPQHAPIEAMPLDPSSTLVLSPNGLSIQLEGLSKALEEGEHFDVHLDTDAGRLELDVEVESASARQHSHAGHAH; encoded by the coding sequence ATGATTAAGCCTTGTGTAACTACTGTGTCTTTCAAAACCCTTATCACTTCCCTGTTGCTGGTCGCGGGATTGATGGCTGTCACGGCCTTCGCCGGCGGCCATGAACAAGGCGACACCGATCACCATGACGAACAACACGCGGATGATCACGGCCACGATGACAGCCATGACGATGATGCCAAGCACGTTAGCGAACTTGCCAACCTGCGCGCTCTGCACGCCTGGACTAACGCTACTCGTGACAGGGACGCGCACATCTACGTGGAACTGGAAAATACCGGCACCGATACCATCATCCTGACCGGTGCGCATGCCGAAATCGCACAAACGGCGCAGTTAACCGGGTTCCGTTTGGTAGATGGGGAGCCTCAGCATGCGCCGATCGAGGCTATGCCTTTGGACCCCTCCAGCACTTTAGTGCTCTCGCCCAATGGATTGTCTATCCAGCTAGAGGGCCTCTCCAAAGCCCTGGAAGAAGGCGAGCATTTTGATGTTCACCTTGACACTGATGCTGGCAGGTTGGAACTAGATGTTGAAGTCGAAAGTGCGAGCGCCCGCCAGCATAGCCATGCAGGACACGCACATTAA
- a CDS encoding FtsX-like permease family protein yields the protein MRDLWDGLPIVAQEMLLLGAWLLPILLIGAALLYGFAATRLIRAMLWRFRWANLTFVILIAVAVGMGSALIAQERGLRQGSAKAADKFDLLVTPPGSEMTMMLAAVYLQPSDVGLLDGPTYQQIARHERVEIAAPLAFGDSYQRSPIVGTTAEFTRHLTDDSVEGRLWETTYEAVVGAAAELAIGDTFQPSHGVGEEAGLEADSHDAHFEVVGRMPRTGSPWDRAILVPVEAVWEVHGLANGHAPERRDQLGPPFDADYFPGTPAIIVKAEELWANYALRSEFSRNENTMAFFPATVLTDLYRVMGDVRQAMSITTLVTQMLVAASVLLALLILSRLFARQMALLRALGAPNRFLMAVVWGYCAVLILGGTLLGLGVGQGAASVLSALITQRTDILVEARLGWQEIRLAAAFAGITLALAMLPALAVLRQPTVTHLRS from the coding sequence ATGCGTGATTTGTGGGACGGGCTGCCCATCGTGGCCCAGGAAATGCTGCTGCTGGGGGCTTGGTTATTACCGATCCTGTTGATCGGAGCGGCACTGCTGTATGGCTTTGCGGCCACTCGCCTGATCCGCGCCATGCTGTGGCGCTTTCGCTGGGCCAACCTGACCTTTGTGATCCTGATTGCGGTGGCGGTGGGCATGGGCAGCGCCTTGATCGCTCAGGAGCGGGGGCTTCGTCAGGGCAGCGCCAAGGCCGCTGACAAGTTTGACCTGCTGGTGACCCCACCTGGCAGCGAAATGACCATGATGCTGGCCGCCGTCTACCTCCAGCCAAGCGATGTCGGCCTGCTCGATGGCCCGACCTATCAGCAGATTGCACGCCATGAGCGGGTCGAGATTGCCGCGCCACTGGCCTTTGGCGACAGTTACCAGCGTTCGCCGATTGTCGGCACCACGGCGGAATTCACCCGCCACCTGACCGATGACAGCGTTGAAGGCAGGCTCTGGGAGACGACCTATGAAGCGGTAGTCGGGGCAGCAGCGGAGCTGGCCATCGGCGACACTTTCCAGCCGTCTCACGGGGTGGGCGAAGAGGCTGGCCTGGAAGCTGACTCGCATGACGCACATTTCGAGGTGGTGGGGCGCATGCCGCGCACTGGCTCGCCCTGGGACCGTGCCATTCTGGTGCCGGTCGAGGCCGTCTGGGAGGTTCATGGGCTGGCCAACGGCCATGCGCCCGAGCGACGTGACCAGCTGGGCCCGCCCTTTGATGCGGATTACTTCCCAGGCACCCCGGCGATTATCGTCAAGGCCGAAGAGCTATGGGCCAATTATGCACTGCGCTCAGAGTTCAGCCGCAACGAAAACACCATGGCGTTCTTCCCGGCGACCGTGTTGACCGACCTGTATCGGGTGATGGGCGATGTGCGTCAGGCGATGTCGATCACCACGCTGGTGACCCAGATGCTGGTCGCCGCCAGCGTGCTGCTGGCGCTATTGATTCTGTCCCGTTTGTTTGCCCGTCAGATGGCGCTGCTGCGCGCTTTGGGTGCCCCCAACCGCTTTTTGATGGCGGTGGTGTGGGGCTACTGTGCGGTGCTGATTCTAGGCGGCACCCTGCTGGGACTAGGGGTAGGTCAAGGTGCTGCCAGCGTCCTGTCGGCCTTGATTACTCAGCGCACTGACATTCTGGTCGAGGCGCGTCTTGGCTGGCAGGAAATTCGCCTGGCCGCTGCCTTCGCCGGCATTACCCTGGCCCTGGCCATGCTCCCGGCGCTGGCGGTCTTGCGCCAACCCACTGTTACCCATCTAAGAAGCTAA
- a CDS encoding ATP-binding cassette domain-containing protein, which yields MTLALDVHALKVSADNGQPLLEIPRLKLASGRSLGIRGPSGAGKSTLLYALSGLLDRLEGHIGWGDTNLVELSQGRRAAFRERHVGMIFQDFLLFEELDALTNAGLSALFRPRRERASIRARAAGHLQRLGIQDGTRKVASFSGGERQRVAVARALAANPDILLADEPTASLHRSAADALSQDLVALARDEGTTLIVVSHDERLLACMDEVLTIADGRPADLTDADKRSTDHA from the coding sequence ATGACACTTGCGCTTGATGTGCATGCCCTCAAGGTGAGCGCCGACAATGGCCAGCCGCTGTTGGAAATTCCTCGCCTAAAACTTGCCTCCGGCCGCTCGCTAGGCATTCGCGGGCCGTCTGGTGCGGGCAAGTCGACCCTCTTGTATGCGCTTTCCGGCTTGCTTGACCGCCTGGAAGGGCACATTGGTTGGGGGGATACCAACCTGGTCGAACTTTCTCAGGGGCGTCGCGCCGCCTTTCGCGAGCGCCATGTGGGCATGATCTTTCAGGATTTCCTGCTGTTTGAGGAGCTGGATGCCTTGACCAACGCCGGGCTCTCGGCCTTGTTTCGTCCGCGCCGTGAACGTGCCAGTATCCGCGCACGGGCAGCCGGGCATCTGCAGCGACTGGGAATTCAGGATGGCACGCGCAAGGTGGCCAGCTTCTCTGGCGGCGAGCGCCAGCGGGTTGCCGTGGCCCGCGCCCTTGCGGCTAACCCGGATATCCTGCTGGCCGATGAACCCACCGCCAGCCTGCACCGCAGTGCCGCCGATGCGCTGAGTCAAGACCTGGTAGCGCTGGCTCGTGATGAAGGTACGACCCTGATCGTGGTCAGCCATGACGAGCGCCTGCTGGCATGTATGGATGAGGTGCTGACGATTGCCGATGGTCGCCCGGCAGACCTTACTGACGCAGACAAAAGGAGCACCGACCATGCGTGA